In the genome of Calothrix sp. PCC 6303, the window TTGAAGAATTGCAATCGGCAGAAATAATCCACCTTGACGAAACACCCTGGTATGAAAAGGGGAAATATCGATGGTTATGGGTAGCTATTACAAGTACAATTGCAGTTTTCCACATCGGTAGTCGTCGCAAAGAAGAATTGTTGTGTCTGATAACCTCAGCATTTGTGGGATGGTTAGTAACTGATGGCTATGGGGCTTATATTAATTACCCTAAACGCCAACATTGTTTAGCTCATCTCATCCGCAAAGCGATCGCTTTGACCGAAGCTGTAGATCGGGAGGTAGCGGATTTGGGGCAGTGGCTATTAGAAGAACTAAGGGAACTAATACATGAGCTTGCCACTGGCGACGGGGATAAGGATGAAACCGACTCAAACCCCGCTCGCCTTTATCGAGTCTGCCGATTGGCTACGGGAGTCGAGCATACCAAGTTAAAAGCTCTAGCAAAAGAGATTTTAGCTGACTGGGATGCTGTGGTTGCGTGTTTTTATCATCCACAATTACCACCGACCAATAATGAAGCAGAACGGGCTTTAAGACATGCTGTTATTGCCCGACGTATTAGCTATGGAACTCGCACTAGTGAAGGTAGTTTAGCTTATTGCTCTGTTTTGAGTGTTATTGAAACTTGCAGGCTGAGAAAAGTTGACCCTTGGAGTTATATTGCTCAAGTTCTAACCCAAGCTCGTAGAGGTATAAAACATCCTCCTATTCCTGTTGCTTCTTAATTCCTTTTTATTGGGGGAGAGTGAAAAACTACCCTACATATACTTAAATTTTTAAGTGCAAAGCACAGGCTACGCCAACAAAAATAAAAGCTGCGCTTAAATATCCAAACTATTAGACTTTATTTAATCTAAACCTCGTCGATAATTAAACCGGGAGTTTTTTGAGCGATTTAAATGCGTCATTGCGTAGACGCGCAGCAGCTTCCCGGAGGATCGCAAGTAGACGCATACGCCTCTTAGCGTACTTACAGAAGCCCGTAGGACTGGCTACGCCTACTCCAGGTTTTGATGGAAAACTACGTTCTCAAGATAGACGAGGTTTACATTCCTAAATCTGCCCGTCATTCAGTTAAATTTGGAAACCAATTTAACCAAGCATCCCATGTTTTTACTAATTCTGAAAACTCTGTATACCCTCCTGCGCGAGGATGTGAGCCGTCATTACCTCTAATTTCATCTTTCCAAGTCTGTGATTTTTCTAATATTGAAAAAACATCAAGATAAGGTATTTCTAAACGTTTACAAGTCAACTCAAAATGCTTGGATAATTCACGTATTTTGTGGTTATGCTCTAACTCTAAAACTGGTGGTGGACTCACCATTAAAACGGGATATAATGCCTTCGTATTTTTTAATATTTCACGAGTATGAATAATAGAATTAACCAGAGAGACGCGAGTTGCATCATTTTTTATAAAAGTATCATTCACCCCGAAAGAAAATACAACTCTCCCGTCACATTCCTGCGGCAAACGATATTTAAGTTCTTGTAAGTAACGCAGCTTTAACTCTGTGGTTGTTTCCCCTCTCACACCTAAATTGTAATATGTAATATTGTTACCTTTGCGATTTACATCAGCACAAACTCGACCTGTCCAACCCAGGCACTCTGGATCACCAGTACCATTAACAAAGGATTCACCTAAAAAACAAATTCTCGCTTGAGAGGATTTTTCAGAGTTCACTGTTAGAAAGGATTATGGATAAATATGATATCCATATTAATAACATATTAATAAAAGGAGAGGTAAATATCTACCTCTCCCATTTCAATGATGAAAACGAATTAAATATCTACCGATTGCTTAACTAGACACAGATTTAGTATCTGTAACCACCTTGATTTGGTTTGTGAACAATAAAGCTGAGAATTTGGCACTGCTTAACGTTGTCAAAACCAACTACGCGGATGTAGTGATTAGCATACTGAGAACGACATTGTTGAACTTCACCCAAAACTTCCTGAGTGGTGCGTGAATTGAACAAAGGCAATTTCCACATTGTCCAATAGCATTCTGTAGGTTCAGAAGTTTCGTTAAATTCAATTCCGGGAATATAACCTTGATCCAAGATGTATTGAACTTGCTTGGTGATTTGAACGTCGGTTAAAGGAGGAAGGTAGGATAGGGTTTCGTAACGACGCTCTTTTGGTAAAGTTTGCATGATTTGGGTGTAATGGGTTGTGAAGGTTTGAATTTTTGAAGAAACTGAAAGTTAGGTTTCTATACTTTCATCTGCTTCTATAGTTGGTTGCTGATCTGTTTGGGAACTAGGATCAGAAAGAATAACTTGCGTAACCCGTTCAAGATGCTGACGACGATGTTCCATATTTGATTGCTGAATACCTGTTTGCACCATTTCTGGCAAGTACTCGGCAACTTCTGCGGCTATGTGTTCCCGCACTGTCATAATTCGCAGTGCTAACTCAGGTTTTTCTTGAAACAACTGCTCAATAAAGGCTTCCCCGTTTTGGACTTTACCTGATGAAAAGTTATGCAGCCAAAATGCCAAAGGGGGATTTGTCTCGTCTAACTGGTTGTAAACTGTCCGCATTGCCTGATATGTCAGGTAACTTTGCAACGTTTTTGCCGTATCTTTCGCAATCTGCTTGATATTCATTTCTGACCCCAGCCCCAAATGACTAAGAAGTTATAAGTAAAAAGTAAAAAGTAAGAAAAATTAATCTTTTACCTTTTACCTTTGTACTTTTACCTGTTGGATCAGACTGTATCCATTGCCTCGAACTCGAACTTGATTTCTTTCCACAGTTCGCAAGCAACAGCCAATTCTGGAGACCATTTACAAGCTTCACGGATTACGTCGTTACCTTCACGAGCCAAGTTACGACCTTCGTTACGTGCTTGGATACAAGCTTCCAAAGCAACACGGTTTGCGGTTGCACCAGGTGCATTACCCCATGGGTGTCCTAAGGTACCACCACCGAACTGAAGTACGGAGTCGTCGCCGAAGATTTCAACCAATGCGGGCATGTGCCATACGTGGATACCACCGGAAGCAACTGCCATTACTCCGGGCATGGAAGCCCAGTCTTGGGTAAAGTAGATACCGCGCGACTTGTCTTGTTCTACGTAGTTTTCACGTAGTAAGTCCACAAAGCCCATGGTGATACCTTTTTCACCTTCGAGTTTACCCACAACGGTTCCGGTGTGGATGTGGTCTCCACCAGACATGCGGAGGGTTTTAGCTAATACACGGAAGTGGATACCGTGGTTCTTTTGACGGTCGATTACCGCGTGCATGGCACGGTGGATGTGTAGCAAGATACCATTGTCGCGGCACCAGTGAGCCAAGGTGGTGTTAGCGGTGAAACCTGCGGTGAGGTAGTCATGCATAACGATAGGCATTTCAAGTTCTTTAGCGAACTCAGCCCGTTTCATCATTTCTTCGCAGGTAGGAGCGGTAACGTTGAGGTAGTGACCTTTGATTTCGCCGGTTTCTGCCTGTGCTTTCTTGATTGCTTCTGCTACAAACAAGAAGCGATCGCGCCAACGTTGGAAGGGTTGTGAATTGATGTTTTCGTCATCTTTGGTGAAGTCCAAACCACCGCGCAGACACTCATATACAGCGCGTCCGTAGTTTTTAGCAGACAAACCTAATTTTGGTTTGATTGTACAACCCAACAAAGGACGACCATATTTGTTTAATTTGTCGCGCTCTACTTGGATACCATGTGGAGGACCTTGGAAGGTCTTCAAGTATGCTACAGGAATCCGCAAGTCTTCCAAACGCAATGCACGCAAAGCTTTGAAACCAAACACGTTACCTACAATCGAGGTCAACATGTTGGTTACAGAACCTTCCTCGAACAAATCGAGGGGATAAGCAATATAAGCAATGTATTGGTTATCTTCACCAGCAACTGGTTCGATGTCGTAGCAACGACCTTTGTAACGATCCAAGTCAGTCAGCAAGTCTGTCCATACAGTTGTCCAAGTACCAGTAGAAGACTCAGCCGCAACAGCCGCACCAGCTTCTTCGGGTGGCACTCCAGGCTGAGGAGTCATCCGGAATGCAGCTAAAATATCTGTATCTTTAGGTGTGTAATCTGGAGTGTAATAAGTTAATCTGTAATCTTTTACCCCAGCCTGATACCCTGATTTGGCTTGAGTCTTAGTTTGAGCGTAAGACATGGTTTCCCTTCCAACAAGTCACTACTTTATAATTTGCAAGTCACGTAAAGGCGCATCCGTCCATCCCTTGATACCTACCCACTTTGGCAAACACCAAAGGCAAACACCAAAAAAGAAGAATTCCTAATTCTGTCTCACTTTCCAACATCTAAAGTTACAGCATGGATACTTTAACCATTGAACTTAATCGCCAATAATCTATTTCCATAACTACCAACTCACAAGGGTTAATCACCCTTATTTCTTTTACCGATGCTTCCAAAGAAAAGCTCTTTATCTTTAATTCTCAATAATCAGCTAAATCTTACCGACTGAATCAACCCTCTCTTACTTGACGGAGGTGATTACTGCTGCCCCTGCTTTGCCTAACTTGAAAAATCGTCAGATTTGGACTCACTGGAAATTTTCTGGCTCCGACCAACTCTGTTTTTCTAACTTTGGCATGACAAAAGGCAAAAACTTGACTTATCGATGAGATTTAGGGGACTGGTGAGTGAAGGACAAATTGCACAATACGTAATTGCAGCTAGTTATACAATATAGCAAGAAATGCATAAGTTATTCTTTGAATCTTTTTAACTTTGTAATTTAAATTTCTTATTAAAGAATTTTTTTATCTTTTTGTTACAAACTGTTTACATAGTGCAGATTTAAAGGTAAAAACTACACATTTTCAACTTTTCTTCAAAAATAAATTGTCAATTCTTGATAAACATGTAATAAAACTGCAAACTTTGGGAACACTGATCATACCCTAGCGCCAAATTTTGATCTGGCGATGGTTGCTGTATCCTAAGGAAAGTAAACCGTGATTTTTACCCGTAAGTATTTAAATTTAGTCATAAGTTCAGTTTTTGGGACTTTTTTGGCTTTAAATTGGTTAAATATAGCTGTAATTGCCCAAAATGTACCTGAAGTTAATGATCCAGGCGAATTAACACCTAGTTATCCAACCTCAGCACCACCACCACGAGATGAAAACATTCCTGGTGGTGCAGAAGTAGACTACCGTGTGAATGCCTTACAAACAGATTTCACAGGTAATCTGTGGGTAGGTTCTTGGCGGAGCTTATCACGGATTGACCCCAACACAGGCAGAATTTTGGCAAGAGTGAATTTGCCAAATTTAGCCATAGGGGCATTAGCACAGGATAAAGTTGGGCGTTTGTGGGTGGGAACTTACGAAGGTTTGAAACGTATAGATTTACAAACAAATGAAATTACGGCTCAAAATCTGCTGCTACCTTCCAAAAGAGTTTTATCTTTATTAGTTGACAAACGTGGTTATATGTGGACGGGTACTGATAACGGATTAGCTTTAGTGAGTCCAGATCAGGGTTTAATTATGACAACAGTCAAAAACCTACCTGGAGTTAGTGCTAATGCCATGACATTAGATGCAGATGGACAACTTTGGGTAGGAACTTTAGATGGATTGGTACGAGTCAATACTGCGAATGCACTGATTTTAAAACGTATTACTAATTTACCTGGCACTAATGTCCAAACCTTGGCAATTAGTCCCCAGGGATTGATTTGGGCAGGAATGCCAAATAATCTTTTGGTAATTAACCCCAAAAATGGCATTGTGTTGAGGTCTGTGACACCTTTACGTGGTAAAAACGTAACATCTGTTCGTTTCGCTAAAGATGGTAGTGTTTGGGTTGGTACTAGTAATGGTTTACTCAGGTTAAACCCGAATACTGGGGCTGTTTTGGATCAAGTTGCAGGTTTACCGTCAAGTCGTGTTCTTGCGCTTGCTCCCGATACAGGTAATAAACTATGGGTTGGTACAAGTGAGGGTTTAGCTTGGTTAATGCCAAAAATGCCTAAAGCTAAGTCACATTTAGCTTTTAGTCGGGAAGTGAAGTAAAGCATAAGGATTACCAGTGTTTAAATACCTGACTTATGAAAGAAGTTAGGTATCTTTGGATGAATTGTTTAATATTTCCCCTCCCCATCAATTCAAAATTGACAGACTATATAGTTAATTATTTCAAATTAGGTACTTGCCTTTATGCCAGTCACCATCCAACAGTTAATTCAGTGGAAACAAAAAAACCGTCCAATTGTAGCGTTAACAGCGTGGGATTATATTACTGCCCAACTTATTGATGCTGCTGGTGTGGATTTAATTTTGGTTGGTGATTCTATGGCAGCTGTATTGGGGTATGAAAATACACTACCAATCACTTTGGAAGAAATGTTATTTCATGCCAAATCTGTGCGGAGAGGGATTAAGCAAGCTTTGATGGTGGTAGATTTACCATTTTTGACGTATCAAGAAAGCGTACAGCAAGCAATGCAATCGGCTGGGAGGGTACTGAAAGAAACAGGAGCACAAGCCGTTAAACTCGAAGGTGGATATCCAGCGATCGCTCAAACAATCGAGCGCTTGGTACAGGCGGGAATCCCGGTGATGGGACATGTGGGTTTAACTCCCCAATCGGTTCATCAATTGGGGTTAAAGCAGCAGGGGAAAACCGATACCGAAAGTGAAAAGATTTTAAAACAAGCGATCGCACTTGAGGAAGCAGGTGCATTTTCCGTTGTTTTGGAACATATTCCCAATGAGTTGGCATTACAAATTACTCAAAAACTCAGTATTCCCACTATTGGGATTGGGGCTGGAGTGCATTGCGATGGTCAAGTTTTAGTCACTTCAGACTTATTGGGACTTTCAGAAAGACAACCGCCATTCGCCAAAGTTTATACAAACTTACGCGAACAAATTACTGAAGCGGTGGAAGCATATAGTCTGGAAGTCAGAGAACAAAAGTTTCCACAGTAAATCAGTGATTCAGTTATCAATTAGTAGTTATCAGCTTGAATTCAGTAGATTCTAGATTGTGTTAGTTATTGGGTATATTGATTTCCCTGTTTACTGTTTACTGTTTACTGTTTACTCTTCACTGTTTACTGTATGCTGAGAATCCAAGTACCTATGTAGCGCGATAGTGGTACATCTCCAGGTGATTGTACAGAACAGTGGAAGTAATACATCCCGCCAAAAGAAGGATTTTTCACATTCGACAGAATAATTTCAACATTTTTACCAGCTGGGATAGCTTCCTGGGGAAAAATTTCCAAGACGTGATTATCTTTATCCCATTTTACTTCTGATAATGCGATTTTCTTGTCTCCAGCTTTGACTTCAATTTTTTTCGGATCGAAAGTACCCTTGTAGTATTCAGGGTATCTGATGATAAATTGGGCAACAGCAACTTTTAACTTTTTATTGGAAATTCTGAATCGGTAACGATCCCAAGCGTTAGATTGTCCGCCAAAATCTGTGCGATAACTAAGTTGATTTTCACCTTTGACACCACCGAACAATATCAATCCAGATTGAGCTAAACTAACAGCAGGTACTCCCGCTAGTAAACAACTGGTTATTGCAAGGGTGGAAAATAAACGACGCATTACTAAGCTCCTATGGCAGAAATTAAGGTTGGTGTGTAAACAGGCAGTTAGACTTCTTTACTAAACTTTACTACTGACTTACCCTATTTTGACGTGCAATTACCGGAAAAAGTGCCTAGTTGCAGAATTTAGTTCTCAAAATCAAGATTCAGTCAGCTTTGAACATCAAATGTGTCAAATCGGGTGCTGATTTTCAAGTTTGCTTTTTTCGTAATTAAAGTTGGTGGCAGCCATATTTGACTGAGACAGATATATATTACCAAATGTAAATCATAGTATCGTTTTTCTGATGTTTTATGCTTAAGTATAAAACTCTATCCTCAAAATATCCAAATTCATTGGTGTTGACGCTAATTGAAGTGTAGAATTCCCCTCTGTAGCCTAATGAGGCAAAAATAACTTTAATGTTGATAAATTCTTGTCACTTTTTACTTGTGTTATCCAAAATTTTGAGGTTTTTCACTATTTACTAACTAAGTCGGCAGAAATAAACAGTTTAAACCCTTACCCCTACTCCCTACTGCCTTGCTCTAATTACAATTTTCAACGCCGACCTACTTATTTGGTTTAGCAGCCAAATAATATTTAGACTTTTTTTAGATTTCATTTACATTTTCATGGTGATTATTATAGATGTAATTTAAAGTTATATTTAGTTATGTAAAAAATAAATAAAAAAGATGTCAATCCCTAAAAGAAGTTAAAGAGAAACATAAAAAAAATGGGGATCGAAATACCATAGGCAATAAGTAGCTCTTGCTGTTAGCAAACGGATTTAGATATCCTACTTCAACAGGTTTCTGACTTTACTTTTACAACTATTTCTAACTTGGCTCGAATTGAGCTAACTTGAAACGGGAGTAAGGAAAGAATCCGGGTAAGCCAAGGATTGAGCATTTTTGCATCGGCGTAATTCGTGCGCTGATTTGCTCATTAAACTTTATAGCTGGAATTACTAGATATGTTTCTAGAGGAGCAGATTGGATGAGAATTGCTGTTGCCAAAGAAATCGAAGTTTGTGAACGTCGTGTAGCGATGATTCCTGATGTTGTGGCAAAACTTGTTAAACAGGGATTAGAAGTTTTTGTAGAAGCAGGTGCAGGAGAAAGATCATTTATTAGCGATGCGGCATATGAAGCTGCTGGTGCCACAATAACTGCTGATACAGCGAAAATTTGGTGTGAAGCTGATATTTTGCTGAAAGTTAGTCCACCGCAAATTCGGGATGATGGACGTTCGGAAGTAGATTTGCTCAAAGAAGGAGCAGTTTTAATTAGCTTTTTGAACCCTTTGGGAAATCCAGCGATCGCACAACGGCTGGCAGAGCGTAAAATTACTGCCATGAGTATGGAATTGATTCCCCGCAGTACCAGAGCGCAAAGCATGGATGCTTTATCTTCCCAAGCATCGATTGCGGGGTACAAAGCTGTGTTGATAGCAGCAGCAGCATTACCCAAATACTTCCCCATGCTGACAACAGCAGCCGGGACAATAGCACCCGCCAAAGTATTTATTATGGGGGCAGGGGTCGCTGGCTTACAAGCGATCGCCACAGCCAGAAGAATGGGTTCCATCGTGGAAGCATTTGATATTCGTCCCGCAGTGAAAGAAGAAGTCCAAAGTTTAGGGGCAAAATTCGTTGAAGTGAAACTTGACGAAGAAACCACCGCAGCAGGTGGATATGCAAAGGAAATCTCGGAAGAAAGCAAAAAGCGCACCCAGGAATTAGTTGCACAGCACGTCAAAAATGCTGATGTTGTTATTACTACCGCTCAAGTACCCGGTAGAAAAGCACCATTACTAGTTACTGAAGAAATGGTAATGCAAATGAAACCCGGTTCAGTTATTGTTGATATCGCAGCTGAACAAGGTGGAAACTGTGCTTGTACCGAACCAGGTAAAGATATTATTAAACACGGTGTCACCATCATTGGTCCCATCAACCTACCATCATCAGTACCGGTTCACGCCAGCCAATTGTACGCCAAGAATGTCACATCATTACTTCAACTAATGGTGAACAAAGAGAAAACCTTGGAAATCAACTTTGCCGACGACATCATCGAAGCAACTTGTATTACCCATGGTGGAGAAATTCGCAACGCACGAGTGAAAGAAGCATTGCAAACCCCAGCAGCTAAATAGCACACAGCAGTTAACAGAGATTAGGATACGGTGTACGATTTCAACCCATCCAAATCGCTGCTAACTGGCAGCTTGTATCTCAATTCCGCTCACTACGGCTAAGTATAAACTAGACACGATCTTCCTCAGTGACCACAGGTAAGATAACTGTTCACTGATAACTGTTCACTGATAACTGATTTTCCTATGAACGA includes:
- the rcbX gene encoding RuBisCO chaperone RbcX, with the translated sequence MNIKQIAKDTAKTLQSYLTYQAMRTVYNQLDETNPPLAFWLHNFSSGKVQNGEAFIEQLFQEKPELALRIMTVREHIAAEVAEYLPEMVQTGIQQSNMEHRRQHLERVTQVILSDPSSQTDQQPTIEADESIET
- a CDS encoding form I ribulose bisphosphate carboxylase large subunit; translated protein: MSYAQTKTQAKSGYQAGVKDYRLTYYTPDYTPKDTDILAAFRMTPQPGVPPEEAGAAVAAESSTGTWTTVWTDLLTDLDRYKGRCYDIEPVAGEDNQYIAYIAYPLDLFEEGSVTNMLTSIVGNVFGFKALRALRLEDLRIPVAYLKTFQGPPHGIQVERDKLNKYGRPLLGCTIKPKLGLSAKNYGRAVYECLRGGLDFTKDDENINSQPFQRWRDRFLFVAEAIKKAQAETGEIKGHYLNVTAPTCEEMMKRAEFAKELEMPIVMHDYLTAGFTANTTLAHWCRDNGILLHIHRAMHAVIDRQKNHGIHFRVLAKTLRMSGGDHIHTGTVVGKLEGEKGITMGFVDLLRENYVEQDKSRGIYFTQDWASMPGVMAVASGGIHVWHMPALVEIFGDDSVLQFGGGTLGHPWGNAPGATANRVALEACIQARNEGRNLAREGNDVIREACKWSPELAVACELWKEIKFEFEAMDTV
- a CDS encoding GDSL-type esterase/lipase family protein produces the protein MNSEKSSQARICFLGESFVNGTGDPECLGWTGRVCADVNRKGNNITYYNLGVRGETTTELKLRYLQELKYRLPQECDGRVVFSFGVNDTFIKNDATRVSLVNSIIHTREILKNTKALYPVLMVSPPPVLELEHNHKIRELSKHFELTCKRLEIPYLDVFSILEKSQTWKDEIRGNDGSHPRAGGYTEFSELVKTWDAWLNWFPNLTE
- a CDS encoding Re/Si-specific NAD(P)(+) transhydrogenase subunit alpha; this encodes MRIAVAKEIEVCERRVAMIPDVVAKLVKQGLEVFVEAGAGERSFISDAAYEAAGATITADTAKIWCEADILLKVSPPQIRDDGRSEVDLLKEGAVLISFLNPLGNPAIAQRLAERKITAMSMELIPRSTRAQSMDALSSQASIAGYKAVLIAAAALPKYFPMLTTAAGTIAPAKVFIMGAGVAGLQAIATARRMGSIVEAFDIRPAVKEEVQSLGAKFVEVKLDEETTAAGGYAKEISEESKKRTQELVAQHVKNADVVITTAQVPGRKAPLLVTEEMVMQMKPGSVIVDIAAEQGGNCACTEPGKDIIKHGVTIIGPINLPSSVPVHASQLYAKNVTSLLQLMVNKEKTLEINFADDIIEATCITHGGEIRNARVKEALQTPAAK
- a CDS encoding two-component regulator propeller domain-containing protein; this translates as MIFTRKYLNLVISSVFGTFLALNWLNIAVIAQNVPEVNDPGELTPSYPTSAPPPRDENIPGGAEVDYRVNALQTDFTGNLWVGSWRSLSRIDPNTGRILARVNLPNLAIGALAQDKVGRLWVGTYEGLKRIDLQTNEITAQNLLLPSKRVLSLLVDKRGYMWTGTDNGLALVSPDQGLIMTTVKNLPGVSANAMTLDADGQLWVGTLDGLVRVNTANALILKRITNLPGTNVQTLAISPQGLIWAGMPNNLLVINPKNGIVLRSVTPLRGKNVTSVRFAKDGSVWVGTSNGLLRLNPNTGAVLDQVAGLPSSRVLALAPDTGNKLWVGTSEGLAWLMPKMPKAKSHLAFSREVK
- the panB gene encoding 3-methyl-2-oxobutanoate hydroxymethyltransferase; the encoded protein is MPVTIQQLIQWKQKNRPIVALTAWDYITAQLIDAAGVDLILVGDSMAAVLGYENTLPITLEEMLFHAKSVRRGIKQALMVVDLPFLTYQESVQQAMQSAGRVLKETGAQAVKLEGGYPAIAQTIERLVQAGIPVMGHVGLTPQSVHQLGLKQQGKTDTESEKILKQAIALEEAGAFSVVLEHIPNELALQITQKLSIPTIGIGAGVHCDGQVLVTSDLLGLSERQPPFAKVYTNLREQITEAVEAYSLEVREQKFPQ
- a CDS encoding ribulose bisphosphate carboxylase small subunit encodes the protein MQTLPKERRYETLSYLPPLTDVQITKQVQYILDQGYIPGIEFNETSEPTECYWTMWKLPLFNSRTTQEVLGEVQQCRSQYANHYIRVVGFDNVKQCQILSFIVHKPNQGGYRY
- a CDS encoding DUF2808 domain-containing protein — encoded protein: MRRLFSTLAITSCLLAGVPAVSLAQSGLILFGGVKGENQLSYRTDFGGQSNAWDRYRFRISNKKLKVAVAQFIIRYPEYYKGTFDPKKIEVKAGDKKIALSEVKWDKDNHVLEIFPQEAIPAGKNVEIILSNVKNPSFGGMYYFHCSVQSPGDVPLSRYIGTWILSIQ